CGGCCTCGGAGCATCCGGAATCGCCTGTGGCTTCGGCCCATCAGGAATCGCCTGTGAGATCGGCTGTTGCTGTGCTGCATCCTGCTGCGCCTGCGTCAGTGCCGGCTGTCCAGCCATCATGCACGCCAAAGCTCCCGCCAATATACCGTTCCTAACCAAGCGAAAATCCCCCATCTCTTCCAGCCGGGCCTTCATAACCCAAAGCTTCACGAACTAACAGACTATCAGCGCAACATCCCCGCCGCCATCCCCATCCCGCAGGACCCCAGTCGCACCGCCATGCCTTTGGACGCCTCATCCCCTCACAACGTTGCGCCCAGGTCGCCATCCCTCCCCAAACGCCTAAAGAAGCATCATCTTGACTGAAGCGATTGCTTTGACCGAACTGATTGCTTGTCAAAACGACCACGAACAAAGCTGGTCATTCTGAGCGCAGCGAAGAACCCCCGCATTTGCTTTTCGCCGTTGCTTGTCCTTATCCGCCGCCGCTCTTAAAATCATCAAAAAATCCGCACCATCCGCGCCAATCCGTCAGTCAGCCCTCACATTTTCCTCAAACTCACCCCCAACTTCGTCGTCTAATACGGTATGCGCCCCCTCAGCCTCGCCGCCGTCGCCCTCGCTCTCAGTCTCACCCCCGCCCTCCGCGCGCAGGAGGCACCCTCCCCCGGCGGCCCACCCCCCGCCAGCGACGCCGCCGCCCAGCCCGTCGACATCGGCGACACCCAGACCCTCAAAGTCAACGTCAACCTCGTCAACGTCTACTTCTCCGTCCGCGACAAGAGCGGCTTCATCACCAACCTCCACAAAGACGACTGCAGCATCTACGAGGACAAGGGCCTCCAGAAGACAAAAAACTTCACCCAGGAAAAAAACCTCCCCCTCACCATCGGCATCCTGCTCGACACCAGCGGCAGCCAGAAGAACGTACTCCCTCTAGAACAGCAGTCCGGAGCCGAGTTCCTCAAAGACGTCCTCACCCCCAAGGACGAAGCCTTCCTCATCTCCTTCGACATTAACGTCAACCTCCTCTCCGACTACACCAACAGCCCCCGTGAGATTAAACACTCGATCGACTCCGCCGAGATCAACACCGGCGCCGGCACCGGCTCTGTTACAGGCAACGGCACCGCCCGCGGAACGTTGCTATTCGATGCGGTCTACCTAGCCGCCCACGACAAGCTCCGCCAGGAGGCCGGCCGCAAGATCCTCGTCCTTCTCACCGACGGAGGCGACCAGGGCTCGCAGGAGACTCTAAAGACCGCAACCGAGGCTGCCCAGAAGGCCAACGCCATCATCTACGTCATCCTTATCGCCGACCGCGGCTTCTACGGCGGAGGCTTCGGCATCAACCTCGGCGACACCGGCGCACGCGACATGGAGCGCCTCGCCACCGAGACCGGAGGCCGCGTCATCAACGTAGGCAACAACGGCAAGAAGCTCGAAGAGGCCTTCGACCAGATTCAGGACGAGCTTCGTACCCAGTACCTCGCCAGCTTCACCCCCACCAACACCAAGATCGACGGCACCTTCCGCACCCTCAACATCACCTGCCAGCCCGGCCAAAAGATTCAGGCCCGCAAAGGCTACTACGCCATAGCCGACGCCCTGGGCAAAGACGACTAAGTTCCCGGCCCATCTTTGTTCTTGTGTCCTTGCCGTTGCTGCTCCCTTGGTTGTCCTTTTTGTTTGTCATCTTGTTTGTCATCCCGCAGGGATCTGCTTTTTGCCCTCCGCTTTCTACTGAACGCTCCCTACCCCTCACCACCGCCGTCATCCTGAGCGAAGTGGCTCACGGCACCATGTGAGCCACGCAGTCGAAGGATCCCCGTATTTCGTCGTTGCTGTTGTCGTTGCCTGTCCTTTTGGTTGTCATCCCCGAAGGGGATCGGCGTTGTCGCTGAACTTGGATGAAGCCGGACCAGTTTCACATCGGTCGCGCTGTGGGTGAACCGCTTTAGATCAACGCCAGACCGAAGCCGAGGCCGATGACGAGGACGGCGACCCAGACGACCCCGCCGCCCAGCTCAACCGCCAACTCAAACGCATCCGCAACGGAGAGCACATAGAAGTACTTCGGGTGCCCCTCAAAACCCGAAACTAATTTGCGCTGCTTTTTTTAGCGATTTTCCGCCCAAAAATCGCATGTCAAGCCCCATAACCACGCAACTCTTTACAAACCAACGACATCCGCATGGCATTTCGTTGGCTCCCAACCGCTATACTGAATACAGAGAGAAAGAGCAGCAGGCAAAGCGCGACAGCCAACTCCTAACTTATTGATAACAAGTATTTTGTGCATAACCGTTTTGTATTGAATACTTTGCAGACGCCACCCCTCTGTAAATCATTGAATACAAGTATTTTCCGCCCAAAATACCCACAAGGGGGAGGGGGTACCCCTCCCAACCAAGGAGCCAACTTGGAATACGTAAATCTCGGCAAGACCGGCCTCAAAGTCTCCCGCATCACCCTCGGTTGCATGTCCTACGGAGTTCCTCCCGCCGGACCGTTGCGCCCCGGAAGCCACGCCTGGGCCCTCAATGAAGCCGAAAGCCAGCCCTTCTTCAAGCAGGCCCTAGACCTCGGCATCAACTTCTTCGACACCGCCAACATCTACACCGTAGGCTCCTCCGAAGAGCTTCTCGGCCGCTTCCTCAAGGCCAACACCAAACGCGAAGACACCGTCATCGCCACCAAGCTCTTCAACGCCATGCGCGACGACCCCAACGCCCGCGGCCTCTCCCGCAAGCAGATCTTCTACGAACTCGATCAGAGTCTCCAGCGCCTCGGCACCGACTACATCGACCTCTACCAGATCCACCGCTGGGACTACGACACCCCCATCGAAGAGACCATGGAAGCCCTCCATGATTGCGTCAAGTCCGGCAAGGTCCGCTACATCGGAGCCTCCTCCATGTACTCCTGGCAGTTCGCCAAGGCCCTCTACATCGCCGACCTCCACGGCTGGACCCGCTTTGTCTCCATGCAGAACCACTACAACCTGCTCTACCGCGAAGAGGAGCGCGAGATGATGAGCCTCTGCCAGGCCGAAGGCATCGGCGTCATCCCCTGGAGCCCGCTGGCACGAGGCCGTCTAGCCCGAGCCTGGAACGCCGAGACCACTAAACGGAACGACACCGACCAGTTCGCCAAAGCCATCTACACCCCAACCGAAGAAGCCGACAAAAAGGTGATCGACCGCCTGGGAGAACTCGCCGAGAAACGAGGCATCTCCCGCGCCACCCTGGCCCTCGCCTGGATGCTCAGCAAGCCCTACATCACCTCGCCCATCGTAGGAGCCACCAAGCCGAACCACCTCACTGACGCCGCAGCCGCCCTCGAAGTCAAACTCACGCCGGAAGAGATTACCTCCCTCGAAGAACCCTACATCCCCCACCCAGTCGTAGGCTTCAGTTAGTCATGAAACTCCCGACCAACGGGAGGGGTACACACGTCACGAAGTGACCGCCCCACGCGCAGTGGGCCCGTCCGGCAGGACATAGTAGTACGCCCGTCCGGGCAGAACATGTAGAGAAAAAGAAAGAAGAAAGAATGCTGATACCTTCAATCGACCTCATGGGCGGCCGCATCGTCCAGCTAGTCCAAGGCGAAAAGCTCAAACTAGCCTTCGACGACTTCGAGTACTGGATCGAGCGCTTCCGAAAGTACCCTCTGGTCCAACTCATCGACCTAGACGCCGCCATGCGTCTGGGCAACAACCGCGCCCTAATCGAGATGATCGCCAAGCGCCTGCCCTGTCAGGTAGGAGGCGGCCTCAAAACCGCCGAAGACGGCAAGCTCCTCCTCGAAGCCGGAGCCAAACGAGTCATCTACGGCTCCAGCCTCTTCCGCCCGGCTGAACCCGACCACATCCGCCGCCACAAGCTCATCTATCTCGAGTTTGCCGAAGGCCTCAAGTCCGCCCTCGGCGAAGAAGCCCTTGTCTTCAGCGTAGACACCAAGGCCGGAAGAGTCGCCGTCAAAGGCTGGAAAGACTCGGTAGACCTCACCCCCGAAGAAGCCATCACCTGGCTCGAAGACTACTGCGCCGCCTTTCTCTACACCCACGTAGACACCGAAGGCACCATGCAGGGCTTCCCCCTGGACGTAGCCGCGATCCTCAGAGCGTGCACCGCCAAACAGTTAATCGTAGCCGGAGGCATCAAAGAACAGAGCGAAATCGAAGCCTTAGACGCCATGGGAGTAGACGCAGTAGCCGGAATGGCCGTCTACTCCGGCGCGATGGAAGCATAGCAATCATCATCCGACCAACGGGAGGACCAAGCGACCACCCGGGCAACGCAAGGTACACATCCCACGAAGTGGGCGCCGAATCGGGGTCCCCACAAACAGGTCTTCGTTTGTGGGGTGACTGAGCGTAGTGGGCCGTCCGGCAGGACAGAAGAGGTATTCCCTAGCAAGGGAGCCGAACCGGAACCCCAGCCCGCTGCAACTCCGCCTTCAACTCCCGCGAATCGGTCACCCCGAAATGAAAGATACTAGCGGCAAGCGCCGCATCTGCCCGCCCTCGCCCGAACACCTCAACAAAGTGCCCCGCAGTCCCCGCCCCACCACTCGCAATCACCGGAATCTGCACCGCCC
The nucleotide sequence above comes from Tunturibacter empetritectus. Encoded proteins:
- a CDS encoding VWA domain-containing protein → MRPLSLAAVALALSLTPALRAQEAPSPGGPPPASDAAAQPVDIGDTQTLKVNVNLVNVYFSVRDKSGFITNLHKDDCSIYEDKGLQKTKNFTQEKNLPLTIGILLDTSGSQKNVLPLEQQSGAEFLKDVLTPKDEAFLISFDINVNLLSDYTNSPREIKHSIDSAEINTGAGTGSVTGNGTARGTLLFDAVYLAAHDKLRQEAGRKILVLLTDGGDQGSQETLKTATEAAQKANAIIYVILIADRGFYGGGFGINLGDTGARDMERLATETGGRVINVGNNGKKLEEAFDQIQDELRTQYLASFTPTNTKIDGTFRTLNITCQPGQKIQARKGYYAIADALGKDD
- a CDS encoding aldo/keto reductase, encoding MEYVNLGKTGLKVSRITLGCMSYGVPPAGPLRPGSHAWALNEAESQPFFKQALDLGINFFDTANIYTVGSSEELLGRFLKANTKREDTVIATKLFNAMRDDPNARGLSRKQIFYELDQSLQRLGTDYIDLYQIHRWDYDTPIEETMEALHDCVKSGKVRYIGASSMYSWQFAKALYIADLHGWTRFVSMQNHYNLLYREEEREMMSLCQAEGIGVIPWSPLARGRLARAWNAETTKRNDTDQFAKAIYTPTEEADKKVIDRLGELAEKRGISRATLALAWMLSKPYITSPIVGATKPNHLTDAAAALEVKLTPEEITSLEEPYIPHPVVGFS
- a CDS encoding HisA/HisF-related TIM barrel protein, producing the protein MLIPSIDLMGGRIVQLVQGEKLKLAFDDFEYWIERFRKYPLVQLIDLDAAMRLGNNRALIEMIAKRLPCQVGGGLKTAEDGKLLLEAGAKRVIYGSSLFRPAEPDHIRRHKLIYLEFAEGLKSALGEEALVFSVDTKAGRVAVKGWKDSVDLTPEEAITWLEDYCAAFLYTHVDTEGTMQGFPLDVAAILRACTAKQLIVAGGIKEQSEIEALDAMGVDAVAGMAVYSGAMEA